The proteins below come from a single Chitinophaga pinensis DSM 2588 genomic window:
- the rplQ gene encoding 50S ribosomal protein L17, whose translation MRHGVKLNRLSRTSAHRQALLSNLAMELIKHKRITTTLAKAKALRVYVEPLLTRAKSDSTHNRRIVFSYLQDKEAIKELFGAISEKIANRPGGYTRIIKLGKRVGDNAETALIELVDFNEIYGGKVATEAAPAKKTRRAGGSKKKAEEGTTSTEEKAAE comes from the coding sequence ATGCGTCACGGAGTAAAATTAAACCGCCTCAGCAGAACTTCTGCTCACCGTCAAGCCCTGTTATCTAACCTGGCTATGGAACTGATTAAGCACAAACGTATCACTACCACCCTGGCGAAAGCTAAGGCGCTGCGTGTGTATGTTGAGCCACTGCTGACAAGAGCAAAAAGCGATTCTACCCACAACCGTAGAATTGTATTCAGCTACCTGCAGGATAAAGAGGCAATCAAAGAACTGTTCGGTGCTATCAGCGAGAAAATCGCTAACCGTCCAGGTGGTTACACTCGTATCATTAAATTAGGCAAACGTGTTGGTGACAACGCGGAAACTGCGCTGATTGAACTGGTAGACTTTAACGAAATCTATGGCGGTAAAGTTGCAACTGAAGCAGCTCCAGCTAAGAAAACACGTCGTGCCGGCGGTAGCAAGAAAAAAGCTGAAGAAGGCACTACTTCAACTGAAGAAAAAGCAGCTGAATAA
- the map gene encoding type I methionyl aminopeptidase, which yields MVHYKTKEEIELMRKSALLVSATLEEVAKHLKPGMSTLEIDAIVENFIVANGAVPSFKNYKGFPKSCCISVNAEVVHGIPNSYVLQDGDIVSVDVGVLLNGYHGDSAYTFAIGNVKPEVLELMKATKAALYKGIEKAVAGNRIGDIAHAIQDYTEKQRGYGVVRELVGHGLGKNLHEDPQVPNYGKRGSGPIMKEGLVIAIEPMINLGVKEVEYMEDGWTVITRDEKPSVHFEHNVAVMKGKPDILSSFEGIERAEKNNPALSSSH from the coding sequence ATGGTGCATTATAAAACTAAGGAAGAAATTGAGCTGATGCGCAAAAGCGCATTACTTGTGAGCGCTACGCTGGAAGAAGTAGCTAAGCATCTGAAGCCGGGTATGTCTACCCTGGAGATTGATGCGATCGTGGAGAATTTCATCGTTGCAAACGGCGCCGTTCCTTCATTCAAAAACTACAAAGGATTTCCTAAGAGCTGCTGTATCTCTGTAAACGCAGAGGTTGTACACGGTATTCCGAATTCTTATGTATTACAGGACGGCGATATCGTCAGCGTTGATGTTGGGGTATTACTGAACGGATATCATGGCGATAGTGCCTACACTTTCGCTATCGGTAATGTAAAGCCGGAAGTGCTGGAACTGATGAAAGCAACCAAGGCAGCATTGTATAAAGGTATAGAAAAAGCTGTGGCTGGTAACCGTATCGGTGATATCGCCCATGCTATTCAGGATTATACCGAAAAACAGCGCGGTTACGGCGTTGTTCGCGAGCTGGTGGGACATGGACTTGGAAAGAACCTCCACGAGGATCCTCAGGTCCCTAACTACGGTAAACGCGGCAGCGGTCCTATCATGAAGGAAGGTCTGGTGATAGCAATTGAACCAATGATCAACCTGGGCGTAAAAGAAGTGGAATATATGGAAGATGGCTGGACCGTTATCACACGGGATGAAAAGCCTTCTGTTCATTTTGAACACAACGTGGCCGTAATGAAAGGCAAACCGGACATACTTTCTTCATTTGAAGGTATTGAAAGGGCAGAAAAGAATAACCCTGCTCTTAGCTCAAGTCACTGA
- the rplO gene encoding 50S ribosomal protein L15, with protein sequence MNLHTLQPAQGSVHKEKRLGRGEASGKGGTSTKGNKGGQSRAGYQSKRGHEGGQMPIQRRMPKRGFKSLNPTEYQVFNIGQIDHLVEKYGLQDFSLENLYINGLINRTAKVKILGQGELKAKVTAKVNAISEKAKQLIEAAGGTVELV encoded by the coding sequence ATGAATCTGCATACGTTACAACCTGCACAGGGTTCCGTACATAAAGAGAAGCGCCTTGGTCGTGGTGAAGCATCCGGTAAAGGTGGTACTTCCACAAAAGGTAATAAAGGTGGTCAGTCACGTGCTGGTTATCAGAGCAAAAGAGGTCACGAAGGTGGTCAGATGCCAATTCAGCGTCGTATGCCAAAACGTGGTTTCAAGAGCTTAAATCCAACTGAATATCAGGTGTTCAACATCGGTCAGATCGACCACCTGGTTGAAAAATATGGTCTCCAGGATTTCTCTCTGGAAAACCTGTACATTAACGGGTTGATCAACAGGACCGCGAAAGTGAAAATCCTGGGTCAGGGAGAATTGAAGGCTAAAGTAACCGCAAAAGTGAATGCGATCAGCGAAAAAGCCAAGCAGCTGATAGAAGCAGCGGGTGGAACGGTAGAGCTGGTATAA
- a CDS encoding DNA-directed RNA polymerase subunit alpha: MAILNFQKPDKIVLQKSTDFEAQFEFRPLEPGYGVTVGNALRRVLLSSLEGYAIVGIKIEGADHEFATLKGITEDVTEIILNLKQVRFKRIVENEVNNEKIQISIKGKTEFRADMIEKATSAFQIMNPELLICTLDPSAKLDIELTIGKGRGYVPAEENKPKDAVFGYIAIDSIFTPIKNVKYSIENTRVEQKTDYEKLIMEVITDGTIHPEEAVKQASRILIQHLMIITDENISFDTKDTEKEDVVDEQTLQLRKILKTPLEDLDLSVRAFNCLKAAKINSLSELVQYEQEELMKFRNFGQKSLSEIEQVLNERGLHFGMDLSKLKLDEE; this comes from the coding sequence ATGGCAATTCTGAATTTCCAAAAGCCTGATAAGATCGTTTTGCAGAAGTCAACTGACTTTGAAGCTCAATTCGAATTCCGGCCGTTAGAACCGGGTTACGGTGTGACTGTGGGTAATGCGCTGCGTCGTGTGCTCCTGTCATCTCTGGAGGGTTATGCCATTGTGGGAATAAAGATTGAAGGTGCTGATCATGAGTTTGCAACTTTAAAAGGGATCACTGAAGACGTAACTGAAATCATCCTGAATCTGAAACAGGTACGTTTCAAACGCATCGTTGAGAACGAAGTTAACAACGAGAAAATTCAGATCTCTATTAAAGGTAAAACTGAGTTCCGTGCTGACATGATCGAAAAAGCAACCAGTGCTTTCCAGATCATGAATCCTGAATTGCTTATCTGTACGCTGGATCCATCTGCAAAGCTGGATATCGAATTAACTATCGGTAAAGGCCGTGGTTATGTGCCAGCTGAAGAGAATAAACCTAAAGATGCCGTTTTCGGTTATATCGCGATCGACTCTATCTTTACGCCAATCAAAAACGTAAAGTATAGCATCGAGAACACCCGTGTGGAACAAAAGACTGACTATGAGAAACTGATCATGGAAGTGATCACTGATGGTACAATCCACCCGGAAGAAGCTGTAAAACAAGCCTCCCGTATACTGATTCAGCACCTGATGATCATCACCGATGAAAACATCAGCTTCGATACTAAAGATACCGAGAAGGAAGATGTGGTTGACGAACAGACACTGCAGCTGCGTAAAATCCTGAAAACGCCGCTGGAAGATCTGGATCTGAGCGTTCGTGCCTTCAACTGTCTGAAAGCAGCTAAGATTAACTCCCTGAGCGAACTGGTACAGTACGAGCAGGAAGAACTGATGAAGTTCAGAAACTTCGGTCAGAAATCTCTCAGCGAAATCGAACAAGTACTGAACGAAAGAGGTTTACATTTCGGTATGGATCTGTCCAAACTGAAATTAGACGAAGAATAG
- the rpsK gene encoding 30S ribosomal protein S11: protein MAKAQNTKTAANKKRVVKVDNYGDVHISASFNNIIISITNKQGQVISWSTAGKMGFKGSKKNTPYAAQLAASDAAKTAMEAGLKRADVFVKGPGAGRESAIRAIANSGIEVNMIKDVTPLPHNGCRPPKKRRV, encoded by the coding sequence ATGGCAAAAGCACAAAATACAAAAACTGCTGCTAACAAAAAGAGAGTAGTTAAAGTTGATAACTACGGTGATGTTCACATCTCTGCTAGCTTCAACAACATCATCATCAGCATTACCAACAAACAGGGTCAGGTTATCTCCTGGTCTACTGCAGGTAAGATGGGCTTCAAAGGTTCTAAAAAGAACACTCCGTATGCAGCTCAGCTGGCTGCTTCTGACGCTGCAAAAACAGCAATGGAAGCAGGTCTGAAAAGAGCTGATGTTTTTGTAAAAGGCCCAGGTGCTGGTCGTGAGAGCGCAATCCGTGCGATCGCTAACTCCGGTATCGAGGTTAACATGATCAAAGACGTAACTCCTTTACCTCACAACGGTTGCCGTCCTCCTAAGAAGAGAAGGGTATAG
- the rplF gene encoding 50S ribosomal protein L6 has product MSRIGKSPIKLASGVTATVSAANELTVKGPKGELKRSIDRDIKIEVADGVLTVVRPTDQIRHRALHGLYRALINNMVIGVTEGFKKQLELVGVGYKAANQGQLLDLSLGYSHNIVIEIPKELKVATLTEKGSNPKIMLEGIDNQLLGQVAAKIRSLRKPEPYKGKGVRYSDEVVRKKAGKSAGK; this is encoded by the coding sequence ATGTCTCGTATAGGTAAAAGTCCTATCAAATTAGCAAGTGGTGTAACAGCTACTGTTTCTGCTGCTAATGAACTGACTGTAAAAGGTCCTAAAGGTGAACTGAAAAGAAGCATCGACAGGGATATCAAGATAGAAGTGGCCGATGGCGTTCTTACAGTAGTTCGTCCGACAGATCAGATCCGTCACCGTGCACTGCATGGTCTGTACCGTGCATTGATCAACAACATGGTGATCGGTGTAACTGAAGGTTTCAAAAAACAACTGGAACTTGTCGGTGTAGGTTATAAAGCCGCTAACCAGGGCCAACTGCTTGACCTGTCTTTGGGTTACTCTCACAACATCGTGATTGAAATCCCTAAAGAACTGAAAGTAGCTACCCTGACTGAAAAGGGTTCTAACCCTAAAATCATGCTGGAAGGTATCGACAACCAGCTGCTGGGTCAGGTAGCCGCTAAAATCCGTAGCCTGCGTAAACCAGAGCCGTACAAAGGTAAAGGTGTTCGCTATAGCGATGAAGTGGTTCGTAAGAAAGCAGGTAAGTCTGCAGGTAAATAA
- the rplR gene encoding 50S ribosomal protein L18, protein MSTKVNRRQKIRYRIRKKSVGSSQKPRLSVFRSNSDIYVQLIDDANGVTLAAASSRDKDIQAQKGTKSEKSKLVGAALATKAKNLGITTCVFDRGGYLYHGRVKSVADGAREGGLQF, encoded by the coding sequence ATGAGCACAAAAGTTAATAGGAGACAGAAGATCCGCTACCGCATCCGTAAAAAGTCTGTAGGTAGTTCACAGAAGCCGAGATTATCTGTATTTCGCAGCAATAGCGACATTTACGTGCAATTGATAGATGACGCTAACGGCGTTACTCTGGCTGCTGCTTCTTCCCGTGATAAAGATATCCAGGCACAGAAAGGTACTAAATCCGAGAAATCTAAACTCGTAGGTGCTGCTCTGGCTACTAAAGCAAAAAATCTGGGTATTACTACCTGCGTTTTTGATCGTGGTGGTTATCTGTATCATGGTCGCGTAAAAAGCGTAGCTGATGGCGCTAGAGAAGGTGGCCTTCAATTCTAA
- the infA gene encoding translation initiation factor IF-1: MAKQALIKQDGIILEALSNAMFRVKLENGHEILATISGKMRMHYIRILPGDKVGVEMSPYDLSRGRIIFRYK, from the coding sequence ATGGCAAAACAGGCACTCATTAAACAGGATGGAATAATACTAGAAGCCTTGTCTAACGCTATGTTCAGAGTAAAGTTAGAGAACGGGCACGAGATTTTGGCGACCATTTCCGGTAAGATGAGAATGCACTATATCCGCATCCTGCCTGGTGACAAAGTAGGGGTTGAGATGAGTCCATACGATTTGAGCAGAGGCAGAATCATATTCAGATATAAATAA
- the secY gene encoding preprotein translocase subunit SecY — protein MKKFIETIKNIWSIEDLRSRILTTLLLVLIYRVGSYIALPGIDANSLGMGEFANKSEKGILGLFNMFAGGSFSRASIFALGIMPYISASIAIQLLTIAVPYFQKLQKEGESGRKKINQYTRILTVIVTGLQASAYVAFLRQQSAGSIIPEYGAAFFWLTTTVVLTAGTLFVMWLGEKITDKGIGNGTSIIIMVGILARLPQAIIQEFSSRNAQSNGGAMLFLIELAVFVLITIGLILLVQGTRKIPVNYAKRIVGNKQFGGVRQFIPLKVNAAGVMPIIFAQAIMFIPATAIGFATDSNSGFIRIFSDHTNGWYNLIYAVLVIVFTYFYTALIFNPTQMADEMKRNNGFVPGVKPGQATADYIGAVMDRITLPGAFFLAMVGILPGVAAAVNINSNFATFFGGTSLLIMVGVILDTLQQIESQLLMRHYDGLMSTGRIKGRTAPANV, from the coding sequence GTGAAGAAATTTATCGAAACGATTAAGAATATCTGGAGCATCGAGGATTTGCGTAGCCGCATTCTCACTACATTGCTTCTTGTCCTCATCTATCGTGTAGGATCCTATATCGCGTTACCCGGTATTGATGCCAACAGTTTGGGTATGGGAGAGTTTGCCAACAAGTCTGAAAAGGGTATCCTTGGACTATTCAACATGTTCGCAGGTGGTTCCTTCTCCAGGGCTTCCATTTTTGCTCTTGGCATTATGCCCTATATCTCTGCATCCATAGCCATACAACTGCTTACAATTGCCGTGCCTTATTTCCAGAAATTACAGAAAGAAGGGGAAAGCGGTAGAAAAAAGATTAATCAGTATACCCGTATACTGACAGTGATTGTGACTGGTCTGCAGGCAAGTGCATATGTTGCCTTCCTCAGACAGCAGTCTGCAGGTTCAATAATCCCGGAATACGGTGCAGCTTTCTTCTGGCTGACAACCACTGTAGTGCTTACAGCAGGTACCCTGTTTGTAATGTGGCTGGGTGAGAAAATCACAGACAAAGGTATTGGCAACGGTACTTCTATCATAATCATGGTCGGCATCCTTGCCCGTCTACCTCAGGCGATCATTCAGGAGTTCTCCTCCAGAAACGCGCAGAGTAATGGTGGTGCGATGCTGTTCCTGATAGAGCTGGCTGTATTCGTACTGATCACTATCGGTCTGATCCTGCTGGTACAGGGTACCCGTAAGATCCCGGTAAACTATGCAAAACGTATTGTTGGTAACAAACAGTTCGGCGGTGTACGTCAGTTTATTCCACTGAAAGTAAACGCTGCTGGTGTAATGCCGATCATCTTTGCACAGGCGATCATGTTTATTCCGGCTACAGCTATCGGTTTCGCAACTGACAGCAACTCTGGCTTCATTCGTATCTTCAGTGATCACACAAATGGCTGGTACAACCTGATTTATGCTGTACTGGTAATTGTGTTCACTTATTTCTATACTGCCCTGATATTCAATCCGACCCAAATGGCGGATGAAATGAAACGTAACAACGGTTTCGTACCTGGTGTTAAACCTGGTCAGGCTACCGCTGATTACATCGGCGCTGTAATGGACCGTATCACCCTCCCAGGTGCATTCTTCCTGGCGATGGTTGGTATCCTTCCAGGTGTTGCAGCAGCTGTGAATATCAACAGTAACTTTGCTACCTTCTTCGGAGGTACCTCCCTGCTGATCATGGTGGGCGTTATCCTGGATACGCTCCAGCAAATAGAAAGCCAGCTGCTGATGCGCCATTACGATGGTCTCATGAGCACCGGCCGGATTAAAGGAAGAACAGCTCCGGCTAACGTCTAA
- the rpsD gene encoding 30S ribosomal protein S4 produces MARYTGPKTKISRIFGEPILGNGKYLGKNSNPPGQHGVSRKRKQLGEYALQLREKQKAKYTYGVLERQFANLFVEANRRKGVTGEVLIKLLEARLDNAVFRLGIAPSRPAARQLVSHKHITVNGQVMNVPSYQLKPGDIIGLKASATTNTAITSNIRGKNPKFSWLDWNEKELKGTFIAYPERESVPENIKEQLIVELYSK; encoded by the coding sequence ATGGCAAGGTATACAGGACCAAAGACCAAGATCTCCAGAATTTTTGGAGAACCGATTTTAGGAAACGGTAAATATTTAGGCAAGAACAGTAACCCTCCGGGTCAGCACGGTGTAAGCCGTAAACGTAAACAGCTGGGTGAATACGCACTGCAGCTGCGTGAAAAACAGAAAGCGAAATACACTTATGGTGTACTGGAGCGCCAGTTCGCTAACCTGTTCGTTGAAGCTAACCGTCGTAAAGGTGTTACCGGTGAAGTATTGATCAAATTGCTGGAAGCACGTCTGGATAACGCAGTATTCCGTCTCGGTATCGCTCCTTCCCGTCCTGCTGCACGTCAGCTGGTTTCTCACAAACATATCACTGTTAACGGCCAGGTAATGAACGTGCCTTCTTACCAGCTGAAACCAGGCGATATCATCGGTCTGAAAGCATCTGCAACAACCAACACCGCTATCACAAGCAATATCCGTGGTAAAAATCCTAAATTCAGCTGGCTGGATTGGAATGAAAAGGAACTGAAAGGTACTTTCATTGCATATCCTGAGAGAGAGAGCGTTCCTGAGAACATTAAGGAGCAGCTGATAGTAGAATTGTACTCTAAATAA
- the rpsE gene encoding 30S ribosomal protein S5: MAKNTFNKVKAGDLELKEKVVAINRVTKTTKGGRTFSFSALVVVGNEHGVVGHGLGKAKEVQEAITKGIDDAKKNLIKVPVMHGTIPHDQLAKEGAAKVLIKPAAHGTGVIAGGSMRAVLESAGITDVLAKSLGSANPHNVVKATFKALGLLREPVQIAKTRSVSLKKVFNG, from the coding sequence ATGGCAAAGAATACATTTAATAAAGTAAAGGCCGGTGACCTGGAGCTGAAAGAAAAGGTTGTGGCTATCAACCGTGTTACTAAAACAACTAAAGGCGGACGTACATTCAGTTTTTCTGCTTTGGTAGTAGTAGGTAACGAGCACGGTGTAGTAGGACACGGTCTGGGTAAGGCTAAAGAGGTGCAGGAAGCTATCACTAAAGGTATCGACGATGCTAAGAAAAATCTTATCAAAGTCCCTGTAATGCATGGTACTATTCCTCACGATCAGTTAGCTAAAGAAGGTGCTGCGAAAGTATTGATCAAACCAGCTGCTCATGGTACCGGTGTGATCGCGGGAGGTTCTATGCGTGCCGTACTGGAAAGCGCAGGTATCACCGACGTTCTGGCAAAATCACTGGGTTCTGCTAACCCTCATAACGTGGTAAAAGCTACATTCAAAGCACTGGGTCTCCTGCGTGAGCCGGTTCAGATAGCTAAAACCAGAAGCGTATCACTGAAGAAAGTATTTAACGGATAA
- the rpsM gene encoding 30S ribosomal protein S13, with translation MARIAGIDLPKNKRGEIGLTYIFGIGRSTAQYILEKSGIDFNKKVKDWNDDEQAAIRNVINGEFKVEGQLRSEVQMNIKRLLDIACYRGLRHRKGLPLRGQRTRTNSRTRKGKRKTVAGKKKAPKK, from the coding sequence ATGGCACGTATAGCCGGTATCGATCTTCCTAAAAATAAAAGAGGAGAAATTGGCCTGACCTACATCTTTGGTATTGGTCGTTCTACCGCTCAATATATTCTGGAGAAATCTGGTATAGACTTCAACAAGAAAGTTAAAGACTGGAACGATGATGAGCAGGCTGCAATCCGTAACGTTATCAACGGTGAGTTTAAAGTAGAAGGTCAGCTGCGTTCAGAAGTGCAGATGAATATTAAACGTCTGTTGGATATAGCTTGTTATCGTGGTCTTCGTCACAGAAAAGGCTTACCACTGAGAGGTCAGCGTACCCGTACCAATAGCCGTACCCGTAAAGGTAAACGTAAAACGGTTGCAGGTAAGAAGAAAGCGCCTAAGAAATAA
- the rpmD gene encoding 50S ribosomal protein L30, which translates to MAKIKITQVKSGIDRPERQKLTLKALGLKKLNATVEVEATPQILGMVRKVNHLVKVEGEQA; encoded by the coding sequence ATGGCAAAGATCAAGATCACTCAGGTAAAAAGTGGTATAGACCGTCCTGAACGTCAGAAGCTCACCCTGAAGGCGCTGGGACTGAAAAAACTGAACGCCACTGTAGAAGTGGAAGCTACCCCCCAGATCCTGGGTATGGTGCGTAAGGTAAATCATCTGGTAAAAGTTGAAGGAGAGCAGGCTTAA
- the rpmJ gene encoding 50S ribosomal protein L36: protein MRVRASIKKRSADCKIVRRKGKLLVINKKNPRFKQRQG, encoded by the coding sequence ATGAGGGTAAGAGCTTCCATAAAAAAAAGAAGCGCAGATTGTAAAATCGTGCGCAGGAAGGGTAAATTGTTGGTAATCAACAAAAAGAATCCCCGTTTTAAGCAACGTCAGGGATAA